A genomic region of Micromonospora sp. NBC_01796 contains the following coding sequences:
- a CDS encoding Acg family FMN-binding oxidoreductase produces MTLAPYTLSDLRPAVAAAIRAPSLHNSQPWRFQLRHGGIEVRVDPDRLLPACDPSGWAARIGCGAAVFNLRLALASAGTPARVRLRPYPEDPDVVARLVPDRPRPATPSERELHAVITRRHSNRMPFWPTPVPPDARWRLVEAARAEDGWLDLVIGSAPVQALAEVVRGAHRVLERDRDYQAELARWIRLDAALDGVPATAGGPAGEPQDLLPQRAFGVRTRAPGRDFEPEPLVAVLGCAGDHPRDQVAAGQALQRVLLTAAADGLAVSMLSQPIEVPAAREQLRLALGRAGVAQMVLRIGYGQPGWPTPRREVEEVIDAVRGSIGVPTAAARGA; encoded by the coding sequence ATGACGCTCGCCCCGTACACCCTCAGCGACCTGCGCCCGGCGGTGGCCGCGGCGATCCGGGCCCCGTCCCTGCACAACAGCCAGCCGTGGCGCTTCCAACTACGGCACGGCGGCATCGAGGTCCGGGTCGACCCGGACCGGCTGCTTCCGGCCTGCGACCCTTCCGGCTGGGCCGCCCGGATCGGCTGCGGGGCGGCCGTGTTCAACCTCCGCCTGGCCCTGGCCTCGGCCGGCACCCCGGCGCGGGTACGGCTGCGTCCGTACCCGGAGGATCCGGACGTGGTGGCGCGGCTGGTCCCCGACCGCCCCCGGCCCGCGACCCCGAGCGAGCGGGAACTGCATGCCGTCATCACCCGACGGCACAGCAACCGGATGCCGTTCTGGCCGACGCCGGTGCCGCCGGACGCGCGGTGGCGGCTGGTCGAGGCCGCGCGGGCGGAGGACGGCTGGCTCGACCTGGTCATCGGTTCGGCACCCGTGCAGGCGCTGGCCGAGGTCGTCCGCGGTGCGCACCGGGTGCTCGAACGCGACCGCGACTACCAGGCGGAACTGGCGCGGTGGATCCGCCTCGACGCCGCGTTGGACGGCGTGCCGGCGACCGCGGGCGGGCCGGCCGGTGAACCTCAGGACCTGCTGCCGCAACGGGCGTTCGGCGTACGGACCCGGGCTCCCGGCCGGGACTTCGAGCCCGAGCCACTGGTCGCGGTGCTCGGCTGCGCCGGTGACCATCCCCGTGACCAGGTGGCCGCCGGGCAGGCCCTGCAACGGGTGCTGCTCACCGCCGCCGCCGACGGTCTGGCCGTATCGATGTTGTCCCAACCGATCGAGGTGCCCGCCGCTCGGGAGCAACTGCGGCTGGCGCTGGGCCGGGCGGGGGTGGCGCAGATGGTCCTGCGGATCGGTTACGGCCAGCCCGGCTGGCCGACTCCGCGCCGCGAGGTGGAGGAGGTGATCGACGCGGTACGGGGGTCGATCGGGGTCCCGACAGCCGCCGCGCGCGGAGCATAG
- a CDS encoding response regulator transcription factor — MIRVFLLDDHEVVRRGLADLLQTAGDIEVVGESGSAREATVRIPALRPDVAILDARLPDGNGIDVCRDVRSVDSSIRGLILTSYEDDEALFAAIMAGAAGYVLKQIRGTDLVDGVRRVAAGQSLLDPAVTQRVLERVRNGVEAPRELKALTEQERRILEYVAEGMTNREIAAKMFLAEKTIKNYVSSLLAKLGLERRTQAAVLATRLLGQRP; from the coding sequence ATGATCCGAGTTTTCCTGCTCGACGACCACGAGGTCGTCCGCCGTGGCCTGGCCGACCTGTTGCAGACCGCCGGTGACATCGAGGTGGTCGGCGAGTCCGGGTCGGCGCGGGAGGCGACGGTGCGGATCCCCGCGCTCCGGCCGGACGTGGCGATCCTCGACGCCCGGCTGCCGGACGGCAACGGTATCGACGTGTGTCGGGACGTGCGCTCGGTCGACTCGTCGATCCGGGGCCTGATCCTCACCTCGTACGAGGACGACGAGGCGCTCTTCGCCGCGATCATGGCCGGCGCCGCCGGTTACGTGCTGAAGCAGATCCGCGGGACCGACCTGGTCGACGGGGTGCGCCGGGTGGCGGCGGGGCAGTCGCTGCTCGATCCGGCGGTGACCCAGCGGGTGCTGGAACGGGTCCGCAACGGGGTCGAGGCACCGCGCGAGCTGAAGGCCCTCACCGAGCAGGAGCGTCGGATCCTGGAGTACGTCGCCGAGGGGATGACCAACCGGGAGATCGCGGCGAAGATGTTCCTCGCCGAGAAGACGATCAAGAATTACGTGTCGAGCCTGCTGGCCAAGCTCGGACTGGAGCGCCGTACGCAGGCGGCGGTGCTCGCCACCCGGCTACTGGGCCAGCGCCCCTGA
- a CDS encoding GAF domain-containing sensor histidine kinase produces MHPSEPPDADRRDTPSLGLSPLSRVRLDELLQEMLDRVGEVVTSRERLRALLDAVVAIGSDLDLRSTLRRIVEAACELLGARYGALGVIGPDRLLTEFITHGIDPELHARIGDLPSGRGVLGLLIADPRSVRMPDITEHAQSYGFPPNHPPMHSFLGVPVRIRDQVYGNLYLAEKRSAREFTQDDEEIAVALAAAAGVAIENARLYAVAHRRERWLAATAEITSVLLGEVRRTDALALVARRARELAEAELVLVLLYDEEAEQFVVEVVDAAEADEAPPVGMILPAADATFATSVTDHRHTVVESLAKAATWPVRVTDGPAMVSPLSAAGTLHGVLVVAYPVGSAQRGDDEVPLLASFAAQAALAMERARAQEERELLVVLEDRERIARDLHDVVIQRLFATGLQLQSTVPLAARPEIGQRINAAVDELDSTIRDIRRAIFELRTPMSATLRTDIRAEVDSAAGAIGFRPALEIVGPVDSAVPDATRPELLAVLREALSNAVRHAAASRLTVRVKVDAGWLTLTVDDNGGGGPPDPNRARGGLVNMRERAERLGGEFTIGPAEPYGTSVRWRVPLD; encoded by the coding sequence ATGCACCCGTCAGAACCTCCGGACGCTGACCGGCGCGACACTCCCTCGCTCGGGCTGAGTCCGCTGTCCCGGGTCCGGCTGGACGAGTTGCTCCAGGAGATGCTCGACCGGGTCGGTGAGGTCGTCACCAGCCGGGAACGGTTGCGGGCGCTGCTGGACGCGGTGGTGGCGATCGGGTCGGACCTCGACCTGCGCAGCACCCTGCGACGGATCGTCGAGGCGGCGTGCGAACTGCTCGGCGCCCGGTACGGCGCACTGGGTGTGATCGGCCCCGACCGGTTGCTGACCGAGTTCATCACCCACGGCATCGACCCCGAGCTGCACGCGCGCATCGGCGACCTGCCGAGCGGTCGGGGTGTGCTCGGGCTGCTGATCGCCGACCCCCGCTCGGTACGGATGCCGGACATCACCGAGCACGCCCAGTCGTACGGCTTCCCGCCGAACCACCCGCCGATGCACAGTTTCCTCGGCGTACCGGTGCGGATCCGGGACCAGGTCTACGGCAACCTCTACCTGGCGGAGAAGCGGTCCGCGCGCGAGTTCACGCAGGACGACGAGGAGATCGCGGTCGCGCTGGCGGCCGCCGCGGGTGTGGCGATCGAGAACGCGCGCCTCTACGCGGTTGCCCACCGCCGGGAACGGTGGCTGGCCGCCACCGCCGAAATCACCTCGGTGCTCCTGGGCGAGGTGCGGCGGACCGACGCGCTGGCCCTGGTCGCCCGCCGGGCCCGGGAACTCGCCGAGGCCGAACTGGTCCTCGTGCTGCTCTACGACGAGGAGGCGGAACAGTTCGTGGTCGAGGTGGTCGACGCGGCCGAGGCCGACGAGGCGCCACCGGTCGGCATGATCCTGCCGGCCGCCGACGCGACGTTCGCCACCTCGGTCACCGACCACCGGCACACCGTGGTCGAGAGCCTGGCCAAGGCCGCGACCTGGCCGGTACGCGTCACCGACGGCCCCGCCATGGTCTCCCCGCTCTCCGCGGCCGGCACGCTGCACGGCGTACTGGTGGTGGCGTATCCGGTGGGTTCGGCACAGCGCGGCGACGACGAGGTGCCGCTGCTGGCCAGTTTCGCCGCCCAGGCGGCCCTGGCGATGGAACGGGCCAGGGCGCAGGAGGAGCGCGAACTGCTCGTGGTGCTGGAGGACCGGGAACGGATCGCCCGCGACCTGCACGACGTGGTGATCCAGCGACTGTTCGCCACCGGGCTGCAGTTGCAGAGCACCGTGCCGCTGGCCGCCCGGCCGGAGATCGGGCAGCGGATCAACGCGGCGGTCGACGAACTCGACTCCACCATCCGGGACATCCGTCGGGCGATCTTCGAGCTGCGTACGCCGATGAGCGCGACGCTGCGTACGGACATCCGGGCCGAGGTCGACTCCGCGGCCGGGGCGATCGGATTCCGGCCGGCCCTGGAGATCGTCGGGCCGGTCGACAGCGCGGTACCCGACGCGACCCGTCCCGAGTTGCTCGCGGTCCTGCGCGAGGCGCTGTCGAACGCGGTACGGCACGCCGCCGCGTCCCGACTCACGGTGCGGGTGAAGGTCGACGCGGGGTGGCTGACGCTGACCGTCGACGACAACGGCGGCGGCGGCCCCCCGGACCCGAACCGGGCGCGGGGCGGCCTGGTCAACATGCGGGAGCGGGCGGAGCGGCTGGGCGGCGAGTTCACCATCGGACCGGCGGAGCCGTACGGCACGAGCGTGCGCTGGCGGGTCCCGCTGGACTGA
- a CDS encoding Acg family FMN-binding oxidoreductase: protein MVDPASVPDRAPAAVLARAAVAAGYAPSIHNTQPWRWSAHPDRLELFAERDRQLFATDPQGRLLAISCGAALHHALVALRAQGWAAEVDRTADPARPDLLATLTAETRTPVTPRAKQLFDASSTRRTDRRPVSDQPVPAPALAAIQEAVTGRARLQVLTREQVLDLAAAADAAATVESTDPAIRAEMAYWTGRSERAGVGLPVGVLPARAPQTTVPDRDFGRAGTLLVGPGHDRAATYLLLYGDDDEPAGWLRAGEALSSAWLTAEALGVSVLPLSAAIEVAGTRQILRRLLSGLGHPYLVLRLGIADPDQPGPPQTPRISPAGLVEIATL, encoded by the coding sequence ATGGTCGACCCGGCTTCGGTACCGGACCGTGCACCCGCGGCAGTGCTCGCCCGGGCGGCGGTGGCTGCGGGATACGCGCCCTCGATCCACAACACCCAGCCGTGGCGGTGGTCGGCCCACCCCGACCGGCTGGAACTGTTCGCCGAACGCGACCGGCAACTGTTCGCCACCGACCCGCAGGGGCGGCTGCTGGCGATCAGCTGCGGTGCGGCGCTGCACCACGCGCTGGTGGCGCTGCGGGCCCAGGGCTGGGCCGCCGAGGTGGACCGGACCGCCGACCCGGCCCGACCGGACCTGCTCGCCACGCTGACGGCGGAGACCCGGACTCCGGTGACGCCCCGCGCGAAGCAACTCTTCGACGCCTCGTCCACCCGGCGTACCGACCGCCGGCCGGTCAGCGACCAGCCGGTGCCCGCCCCGGCCCTGGCCGCCATCCAGGAGGCGGTCACCGGCCGGGCCCGCCTTCAGGTGCTCACCCGCGAGCAGGTCCTCGACCTGGCCGCGGCGGCGGATGCCGCGGCCACCGTCGAGTCGACCGATCCCGCCATCCGCGCCGAGATGGCGTACTGGACCGGCCGTTCGGAACGGGCCGGCGTCGGCCTGCCGGTCGGCGTACTGCCGGCACGGGCGCCGCAGACGACGGTGCCGGACCGCGACTTCGGCCGGGCCGGGACGCTCCTGGTCGGCCCCGGCCACGACCGGGCGGCGACCTACCTGCTGCTGTACGGCGACGACGACGAGCCTGCCGGCTGGTTGCGGGCCGGCGAGGCCCTCTCCTCTGCCTGGCTGACCGCGGAGGCGCTCGGGGTGTCGGTGCTGCCGCTGAGCGCGGCGATCGAGGTGGCCGGCACCCGACAGATCCTGCGCCGGTTGCTGTCCGGCCTCGGCCACCCCTACCTGGTCCTCCGCCTGGGCATCGCCGACCCGGACCAGCCCGGACCGCCGCAGACGCCACGGATCTCCCCGGCCGGCCTGGTCGAGATCGCGACGCTGTGA
- a CDS encoding MmpS family transport accessory protein, whose product MTDHVDITGVRRPWFRSPKVIGAVAAVVVIGVSAWVGIAVFGGDREIRMEVTSNSGEVAGINWRGPDDGNKIHQVGGPLDTVETPWNESIEVNSATGVVVLNGLAEPGSTATCRLLVGDKVVHEKTGTPFANCMVTAQRAFPAS is encoded by the coding sequence GTGACCGATCATGTCGACATCACCGGTGTCCGCCGTCCCTGGTTCCGCAGTCCGAAGGTGATCGGGGCGGTGGCGGCCGTCGTCGTCATCGGAGTCAGTGCCTGGGTGGGCATCGCGGTGTTCGGCGGGGATCGTGAGATCCGGATGGAGGTCACGTCCAACTCGGGCGAGGTGGCCGGCATCAACTGGCGCGGCCCGGACGACGGCAACAAGATCCACCAGGTGGGCGGGCCGTTGGACACGGTCGAAACACCGTGGAACGAGAGCATCGAGGTGAACTCGGCGACGGGCGTGGTCGTGCTCAACGGGCTGGCGGAGCCGGGCAGTACGGCGACCTGTCGGCTGCTCGTCGGTGACAAGGTCGTTCACGAGAAGACCGGTACTCCGTTCGCCAACTGCATGGTCACCGCGCAGCGGGCCTTCCCCGCCTCCTGA
- a CDS encoding ABC transporter ATP-binding protein, which yields MTPHVLPIASPAQTTAAVRHLLRGRRALAVGSLGVLAAATAIGLLTPPLLGHIVDLVTDGGTVGALTVPAVLLIAIALTQAVATAIGIGMIARLGEGMLADLREQFVDRALHLPLGRLEQAGSGDLTSRVTNDVTAIAEAVRGALPELARSVLVIGLTLVGLAVLDYRFLLAALLAVPIQWHTVRWYLRRSPALYAAHRVAVGAQQQQLLESIGGAPTVRALRLDERHLAQVTDRSRGAVDLALRAVRLITRFYGRLNLAEFVGLSAVLVVGFLLTDAGVVTIGTTAAATLYFHNLFGPINSALRLVDDAQVATASLARLVGVTQLDTPATPPDHPTAVDTSVKAVDVEYAYLPGQRVLSGVSLDIAPGQRVALVGASGAGKTTLAQLVAGVHRPTAGTIMLGGVELGELPPEQRRRMVAVVTQEVHVFAGPLADDLRLARPDATDEQLRTALAEVEALDWALALPEGLDTVVGDGGHQLSVTQAQQLALARVILADPRVVILDEATADAGSAGARVLERAAERALHGRTALVVAHRLTQAVTADRIVVLEAGRVLDSGTHEELVARESGHYATLWQAWSQQR from the coding sequence GTGACCCCGCACGTGCTACCGATCGCCAGCCCGGCCCAGACCACCGCGGCGGTACGGCACCTGCTGCGTGGCCGCCGGGCGCTGGCCGTGGGGTCGCTCGGCGTACTCGCCGCCGCCACCGCGATCGGGCTGCTCACCCCGCCGCTGCTGGGACACATCGTCGACCTGGTCACCGACGGCGGCACGGTCGGCGCGCTCACCGTACCGGCGGTGCTGCTGATCGCCATCGCGCTCACCCAGGCGGTGGCCACCGCGATCGGCATCGGCATGATCGCCCGGCTGGGCGAGGGAATGCTCGCCGACCTGCGGGAACAGTTCGTCGACCGGGCACTGCACCTGCCGCTGGGGCGGCTGGAACAGGCCGGCTCCGGCGACCTCACCTCGCGGGTCACCAACGACGTCACCGCCATCGCCGAGGCGGTACGCGGTGCGCTGCCCGAACTGGCCCGCTCGGTGCTGGTCATCGGGTTGACCCTGGTCGGCCTCGCCGTGCTCGACTACCGCTTCCTCCTGGCCGCCCTGCTCGCCGTCCCGATCCAGTGGCACACCGTCCGCTGGTACCTGCGCCGCAGCCCCGCCCTGTACGCCGCGCACCGGGTGGCCGTCGGCGCCCAGCAGCAGCAGTTGCTGGAGAGCATCGGCGGCGCCCCGACCGTACGGGCACTGCGGCTCGACGAACGCCACCTGGCGCAGGTGACCGACCGGTCCCGGGGTGCGGTCGACCTCGCCCTGCGCGCCGTACGCCTGATCACGCGGTTCTACGGCCGGCTCAACCTGGCCGAGTTCGTGGGGCTCTCCGCCGTACTCGTGGTCGGTTTCCTGCTCACCGACGCAGGTGTGGTCACCATCGGTACGACCGCCGCCGCCACGCTCTACTTCCACAACCTCTTCGGCCCGATCAACTCGGCGCTGCGGCTGGTGGACGACGCCCAGGTGGCGACGGCGAGCCTGGCCCGGCTGGTCGGGGTGACCCAACTCGACACCCCGGCCACCCCACCGGACCACCCCACCGCGGTGGACACCTCGGTGAAGGCGGTCGACGTCGAGTACGCCTACCTGCCCGGCCAACGGGTGCTGTCGGGGGTGAGCCTCGACATCGCACCGGGTCAGCGGGTGGCGCTGGTCGGTGCGAGTGGCGCGGGCAAGACCACGCTGGCCCAGCTCGTCGCGGGCGTACACCGGCCGACGGCGGGCACGATCATGCTCGGCGGGGTGGAGCTCGGCGAGTTGCCGCCGGAGCAGCGACGCCGGATGGTCGCGGTGGTCACCCAGGAGGTGCACGTGTTCGCCGGGCCCCTCGCCGACGACCTGCGGCTGGCCCGGCCGGACGCGACCGACGAGCAGCTGCGCACCGCCCTGGCCGAGGTCGAGGCGCTGGACTGGGCGCTGGCGCTGCCCGAGGGCCTGGACACGGTGGTCGGCGACGGCGGGCACCAGCTCTCCGTGACGCAGGCGCAGCAGTTGGCGCTGGCCCGGGTGATCCTGGCCGACCCTCGGGTGGTGATCCTCGACGAGGCCACCGCCGACGCCGGCAGCGCCGGGGCACGGGTGCTGGAACGGGCGGCCGAACGCGCGCTGCACGGGCGTACGGCGCTGGTGGTCGCCCACCGCCTGACCCAGGCGGTCACCGCGGACCGGATCGTGGTGCTGGAGGCCGGTCGGGTGCTCGACTCCGGCACGCACGAGGAACTGGTCGCTCGGGAGTCCGGCCACTACGCCACGCTCTGGCAGGCCTGGTCACAACAGCGCTGA
- a CDS encoding ABC transporter ATP-binding protein — MAEPPAATEPSVTPTAGELTARRILRRAVTGQGRYVTLGALLAIGHQAGEALVPVIIGVVVDRAVATGSTSALVQWLAVLAVVFAALSTCYRFAARAGERAAEQAAHQIRRELTGRVLAPYGGVERGHLSGALVNIATSDASRVGAVNMALTAGAAALAALATTAVALLSMSVSLGLLILLGAPPVLWVAHLLGGLLQRRSAAEQENAAHASGVAADLVAGLRILKGIGAEQAAWARYRLINRRSLAATLRAAQAQAWHDGALIAVTGVFITAVALWGARLAIHGDITIGELIAAVGLALFLLNPLSLVSWVNAELAQARASAARVAEVHAATPAVRPGGTGPATPVRGELRVHGIADGPLHVDDLRVAPGEMLGVVAPDPAAAAALVRYLAREADPERGTVTLDGIALTDLDPALVRAAMLTATHDAVLFEGSVLDNVTAAGGPTDALDRVLAATAVDQVAGVLPEGMHTMVGERGRSLSGGQRQRVALARALNAGAAVLVVHEPTTAVDAATEARIAVRLRQLRAGRTTILVTGSPALLAVTDRVVLLDGDREPVVGRHADLVRDHERYRTTVLA, encoded by the coding sequence GTGGCCGAGCCGCCCGCAGCGACCGAGCCGTCTGTAACGCCGACGGCGGGGGAACTGACCGCACGCCGGATCCTGCGCCGGGCGGTCACCGGACAGGGCCGGTACGTCACCCTCGGCGCCCTGCTCGCGATCGGGCACCAGGCCGGCGAGGCACTGGTGCCCGTGATCATCGGCGTGGTCGTGGACCGAGCGGTGGCCACCGGGTCCACGTCGGCGCTGGTGCAGTGGCTCGCCGTACTGGCGGTGGTCTTCGCGGCCCTGTCGACGTGCTACCGGTTCGCCGCACGGGCCGGTGAACGGGCAGCCGAACAGGCGGCCCACCAGATCCGACGCGAGCTGACCGGGCGGGTCCTCGCCCCGTACGGCGGGGTGGAGCGCGGGCACCTGTCCGGGGCGCTGGTCAACATCGCCACCAGCGACGCGAGCCGGGTCGGCGCGGTGAACATGGCCCTGACCGCCGGGGCGGCGGCGTTGGCGGCGCTGGCCACCACCGCCGTCGCGCTGTTGAGCATGTCGGTGTCACTGGGGCTGCTGATCCTGCTCGGCGCGCCCCCGGTGCTCTGGGTCGCGCACCTGCTCGGCGGTCTGCTCCAGCGGCGCAGCGCGGCCGAGCAGGAGAACGCCGCGCACGCCTCCGGGGTCGCCGCCGACCTCGTCGCCGGCCTGCGGATCCTCAAGGGAATCGGCGCCGAACAGGCCGCCTGGGCCCGCTACCGCCTGATCAACCGCCGGTCGCTGGCCGCCACCCTGCGCGCGGCGCAGGCACAGGCCTGGCATGACGGCGCGCTGATCGCCGTCACCGGTGTGTTCATCACCGCGGTCGCCCTCTGGGGCGCCCGCCTCGCGATCCACGGCGACATCACCATCGGTGAGCTGATCGCCGCGGTCGGACTGGCGCTGTTCCTGCTCAACCCGCTGTCGTTGGTCAGTTGGGTCAACGCCGAACTCGCCCAGGCGCGGGCGTCGGCCGCCCGGGTCGCCGAGGTGCACGCGGCCACCCCGGCGGTCCGGCCCGGCGGTACCGGCCCGGCCACCCCGGTCCGGGGCGAACTGCGGGTGCACGGGATCGCGGACGGTCCGCTGCACGTCGACGACCTCCGGGTGGCGCCCGGAGAGATGCTCGGCGTGGTCGCCCCGGACCCGGCGGCTGCCGCCGCGCTGGTCCGTTACCTGGCCCGCGAGGCGGACCCCGAACGAGGGACGGTGACCCTCGACGGGATCGCGCTGACCGACCTGGATCCGGCGCTGGTCCGCGCGGCGATGCTCACCGCCACCCACGACGCGGTGCTCTTCGAGGGCAGTGTCCTGGACAACGTCACCGCGGCCGGCGGCCCGACGGACGCACTCGACCGGGTGCTCGCCGCCACCGCCGTCGACCAGGTCGCCGGGGTGCTTCCCGAGGGGATGCACACGATGGTCGGCGAACGCGGGCGGTCGCTCTCCGGTGGGCAGCGTCAGCGGGTCGCCCTGGCCCGCGCGCTGAACGCCGGGGCGGCGGTGCTCGTCGTACACGAGCCCACCACCGCCGTCGACGCCGCGACCGAGGCCCGGATCGCCGTACGACTGCGGCAGCTACGGGCCGGACGTACGACGATCCTGGTCACCGGCAGCCCCGCCCTGCTCGCCGTCACCGACCGGGTGGTCCTGCTCGACGGTGACCGCGAACCGGTCGTCGGGCGCCACGCCGACCTGGTACGCGACCACGAGCGCTACCGCACGACGGTCCTCGCCTGA
- a CDS encoding ABC transporter ATP-binding protein, with amino-acid sequence MTAEPLGRATPDPTVEPPDLRATGLRLGYDKMIVVDDLEVAIPPGRITVIVGANACGKSTLLQALARLLPPRAGAVELDGRSIQSMPTRQVARRIGILPQSPVAPAGLTVIDLVTRGRAPHQTWWRQWSTTDERAVHDALTATDMLDLAHRPVDELSGGQRQRAWIAMSIAQGTPVLLLDEPTTFLDLAHQIDVLDLVVDLNRQENRTIVMVLHDLNQASRYADHLIAMKAGRIVAQGAPAEVITTELVEQVFDLDCRITVDPVTGTPMIIPIGRHHRADTTPLAVA; translated from the coding sequence GTGACCGCTGAACCCCTCGGCCGAGCCACGCCAGACCCGACGGTCGAACCCCCCGACCTGCGCGCGACCGGCCTGCGTCTGGGCTACGACAAGATGATCGTCGTCGACGACCTCGAGGTCGCCATCCCGCCCGGCCGGATCACGGTGATCGTCGGCGCCAACGCCTGCGGCAAGTCGACCCTGCTCCAGGCGCTCGCCCGGCTGCTCCCGCCGCGCGCCGGCGCGGTCGAACTGGACGGCAGGTCGATCCAGTCCATGCCGACCCGGCAGGTTGCCCGCCGGATCGGGATCCTGCCGCAGTCACCGGTCGCACCGGCCGGACTCACCGTGATCGACCTGGTCACCCGGGGACGCGCGCCGCACCAGACCTGGTGGCGGCAGTGGTCCACAACGGACGAGCGGGCGGTGCACGACGCGCTGACCGCCACCGACATGCTCGACCTCGCGCACCGTCCGGTCGACGAACTCTCCGGCGGCCAACGACAACGGGCCTGGATCGCGATGTCCATCGCGCAGGGCACACCGGTGCTGCTGCTCGACGAGCCGACCACGTTCCTCGACCTGGCCCACCAGATCGACGTACTCGACCTGGTCGTCGACCTCAACCGGCAGGAGAACCGCACGATCGTGATGGTGCTGCACGACCTCAACCAGGCCAGCCGGTACGCCGACCACCTGATCGCGATGAAGGCGGGACGGATCGTCGCGCAGGGTGCCCCCGCCGAGGTGATCACCACGGAGCTGGTGGAGCAGGTTTTCGACCTCGACTGCCGGATCACCGTCGACCCGGTCACCGGCACCCCGATGATCATCCCGATCGGTCGGCACCACCGGGCCGACACCACTCCCCTGGCCGTGGCGTGA
- a CDS encoding FecCD family ABC transporter permease, translating into MALLELTTEAGRATFRLGRGAVSGVVSVRVLVVTTVLAVATFGVFCLGVATGDYPITVTDVVPALFGVGDPGTLLVVNELRLPRVLVGLLVGAAFGISGAVFQTMTRNPLASPDMIGVIAGAQTAVVAGIVLGFGAGLGTQALGLLGALVAALAVYVLAWGRGATGYRIVLVGIGVAWMCTSATDYLIAKALPFEAQKAVGWLVGSLNERGWHHVRPIGLALAVLVPATLLLSRWLRTLQLGEAVATGLGTHVARAQLALLVTAVGLAAFGTAAAGPILFVALIAPQIAQRLAAVAAPPLLVSALTGALIVLTGDLIARHVLPDDHLPVGVVTGVLGAPVLLWLLARANRTGSGG; encoded by the coding sequence ATGGCCCTGCTCGAACTGACCACCGAGGCCGGACGGGCCACGTTCCGGCTGGGCCGGGGCGCCGTGTCCGGCGTCGTGTCCGTACGCGTCCTGGTGGTCACGACCGTGCTCGCGGTCGCCACCTTCGGGGTGTTCTGCCTCGGCGTCGCCACCGGCGACTACCCGATCACGGTGACCGACGTGGTCCCCGCCCTGTTCGGCGTCGGCGACCCCGGCACCCTGCTCGTGGTGAACGAGCTCCGCCTGCCCCGGGTGCTGGTCGGCCTGCTCGTCGGAGCCGCCTTCGGCATCTCCGGTGCGGTGTTCCAGACCATGACCCGCAACCCGCTGGCCAGCCCGGACATGATCGGGGTGATCGCCGGGGCGCAGACCGCGGTGGTCGCCGGCATCGTGCTCGGCTTCGGCGCCGGGCTCGGCACGCAGGCCCTCGGCCTGCTCGGGGCCCTGGTCGCCGCCCTCGCGGTGTACGTGCTCGCGTGGGGGCGCGGGGCGACCGGATACCGGATCGTCCTGGTCGGCATCGGGGTGGCCTGGATGTGCACCAGCGCCACCGACTACCTGATCGCCAAGGCGTTGCCGTTCGAGGCGCAGAAGGCGGTCGGCTGGCTGGTCGGCAGCCTCAACGAGCGCGGCTGGCACCACGTACGCCCGATCGGGCTGGCGCTGGCGGTGCTCGTACCCGCCACCCTGCTGCTCAGCCGCTGGCTGCGTACGCTGCAACTCGGCGAGGCGGTCGCCACCGGCCTCGGTACGCACGTCGCCCGCGCCCAGTTGGCGCTCCTGGTGACCGCCGTCGGCCTGGCCGCCTTCGGCACCGCTGCCGCCGGACCGATCCTGTTCGTCGCGCTGATCGCACCGCAGATCGCCCAGCGGCTGGCCGCCGTGGCCGCGCCTCCGCTGCTGGTCTCCGCGCTGACCGGTGCCCTGATCGTGCTGACCGGTGACCTGATCGCCCGGCACGTGCTGCCGGACGACCACCTGCCCGTCGGGGTGGTGACCGGTGTGCTCGGCGCCCCGGTCCTGCTCTGGCTCCTCGCCCGCGCCAACCGAACCGGCTCCGGAGGATGA